In a single window of the Necator americanus strain Aroian chromosome X, whole genome shotgun sequence genome:
- a CDS encoding hypothetical protein (NECATOR_CHRX.G23112.T1) produces the protein MGVNVDGRRLHHLRFADDIVLITPSITQAERMLTEFDETCGCIGLQLNVQKTMFTRNGWISDASFTLNGTNISECTSYVYLGPELNMMNDLIPELGRRGRAAWGAYKSIEDVVKKTRNTRLRAHLFNTTVSALTYASETWAFRKQEENAVSVIERAIERVMLGVSRFTQVRDGLRSSLLRQRSKIRDAAAFAEES, from the coding sequence atgggagtgaatgTTGATGGTCGGcggctacaccatttgcgctttgctgatgacatcgtacttataacacctagcatcacccaagcggaacgaatgctgaccgaattcgacgaaacatgtggatgcatcggtcttcagctgaatgtacaaaagacgatgttcacgCGGAAtggatggatctcggatgcctcattcacgctcaacggaacgaacatatccgaatgcaccagctacgtttatctgggtccgGAATTGaatatgatgaacgacctgatccccgagctgggcaggaggggaagagcggcttggggagcgtacaagagcatcgaggatgtagtgaagaagaccaggaacacccggctccgtgctcatctcttcaacaccaccgtatctgctttgacctatgcttcggaaacctgggcatttcgcaagcaggaagaaaacgcggtgagcgtcattgaacgcgcaattgagagagtgatgctaggagtatcccgtttcacgcaagtgagggacgggcttcgaagttctctcctacgtcagcgatcgaagattagagacgccgccgcgtttgccgaGGAAAGTTAA